CGATCTACGATGAAATCGGCGAACTAGAAAAAACAAAAGTAGAAGAGCGAATCTATACGGATCACACCGAGCGATACGCCTCCTTCCTCTGGCCTGCCTTCGCCCTCCTGCTGCTGGAAATCCTGCTTTCCACCACCCGATTGAGGCGGTTTCCGTAGGTGGTTGCAGGTTGGCAGGTTACAGGTTACAGGTTTGTTTTTCTGAGACTTCCACCAACCTGTAACCTGTAACCTGTAACCTGCAACCTGCAACCTGCCAACCTGCCAACCTGCCAACCTGCAACCATGAATTGGCTACACCCTGAATTTGTCTGGAGCCTGGTGGCGGTACCGGTGGCGGTGCTGCTTTTTTTGTGGGCGGCCTGGCAGCGCCGAAAAGGGGTGCTGGCGTTTGGTCATGCGCCGCTGGTGGCGCGCCTCGCGGCCACGGTAAGTAGCCGTCGCCGGCGGTGGAAAGCCGGCCTGATCGCCCTGGGCGTGTTTTTCCTGGCCGTCGCACTCATCGGACCGCGCTTTGGCACCCAGCTCCGCGAAGTCAAGCGCGAGGGCATCGACCTCGTCGTCGCGCTCGACGTTTCGGCGTCGATGATGGCCGAGGACGTGGCGCCCAACCGGCTCGACCGCGCACGAAACGAGGTCAAGAAACTGCTCAGCGAGCTCCAGGGGGATCGCGTCGGCCTGGTCACCTTCGCCGGCGACGCGTTCATCCAGTGCCCGCTTACTACAGACTACAGTGCCATCCGTCTCTTTCTCGACGTCGCCGACCCCTCCCTCATCCCGACCCCCGGTACCGATTTCGGCGCTGCCCTCAACATGGCCATCCAGGCCTTCAAGGGCGGGGTCAACACCGACGAAGCCGCGTCGACGGAAGATCGAACCCGGGCGCTCCTCATCGTCTCCGATGGGGAAAACCACATCGCCAATCTGGAGCAGGTCCTCACCCAGGCGCGGGAAGCAAACATCGTCGTCTTCACCGCCGGCGTAGGGGAAACGGAAGGTGTGCCCATCCCGGTGTATCGAAATGGCCGGCGTATCGATTTCAAGAAGGATCGCCGCGGTCGTGTGGTCAGCACGCAACTTGAGGAGGGAAGCCTCCAGCAGCTGGCGGAAGACGGCGCCTATTTTCGCATCGCCCGCACCTCCAGCTCTCTCCCGAAAATAACGGCGAGTTTGCAACGTTTAGAAAAGACCGAGTTCGGCGCGGAAGAGTTCGCCGAGTATGAGGAACAGTATCAGTGGCCCCTCGTCCTGGGACTCCTGCTGCTCACGCTCGAACGCTTCGTGAGCGACCGGCGTAAGCCGGCCGCTACAGGCATCGAACTCCCGAAAGCCACTGTTTGACGGCACCATCGCCATGACGTACGGAATTGCACTCTTCTTAGCCTTTATTCAGCTTGGCCCCGGCGACGGCTCGAAAGCCGGCCGGCGGGGTAACGACTTCTACGAGCAAGACGCTCTGCCTCAGGCGGCGGCCGCCTACCGTAACGGCATTGCGGAGAAGGAAGGCGCGCCACCGGATGCCGTGACGGCCGGGTTGTGGAATAACCTCGGCGCCACGCTTTTCCGAATGGGCGAGATGGACGACGCGAGCCACGCGTTCGACCAGTCCATCGGGATGGCCGGGTCGCGCGAAGACGTAAGCCGAGCCGCCTACAACGCCGGCAACACCGTCTACACCGCCGCCAGCAACGCCGGCGCCCAGGGCGCGCCTCCGCCCGTGGATGCGCCTCAGGACGGCACCGGACCGGAACAGCCGACCCTCGAATCCGCACTCGATTATTACCGCCAGTCGCTCCTGGCCGACCCCGGCAACGAGGACGCGAAGTTCAATTTCGAGTATGTAAAACGCCGGCTCGAAGAACAGCAGCAGGAGGAGCAGCAACAGCAGCAACAGCAGAATTCGGACGAGGAGAACCAGGAAGAGCAGAACGAGCAGAACCAGGATCAACAGGAAGGCGACCAGCAGAACCAGGACGAACAGAATCAGCAGCAACAGCAGCAGGGCGAACAGCAGAACGACGGTCAGCGGCAGGAGGAGCAGCAACAGCAGCAGCAACAACAGCAGACGCCGGACCCCAACAAGCTGAGCCGTGAAGAAGCCGAGCGCATCCTCCAGGCGCTCCAGAATGAAGAGGAAGATCTGCTTCGCCAGGTACTCAAGCCCCAAACGCGTCCGCGCGCGGTCGAAAAAGACTGGTAGCCGGCCCCACATGCATCACACGCTCGCGATGATACGCGTATTGCCATCCGTCCCTCTCCGCAGCCTGATCGCGGGCCTAGCCCTGTGGCTTGTGGGCGCCGCCGGCGCGCACGCCCAGACCGTGCGCGTCCAGGCGTTTGTCAGCGAAAGCACCATCGGGACGGAAGAGATCCTGGCCTACAATATCCAGATCGAAAACGCGTCGTCGAGCGATGTCGCCCGCCCCGAGGCGCCGCGGACCGAGGGCCTCACGCTCCTCCAGACCGCCCCCAGCACCCAGATGAGCACCAGCGTCATCAATGGCCAGCTGAGCCAGAGCGTCTCATTCGAATGGCGCTACCGCCCGAGCCGCGAAGGGCCGGCGCGTATCGGTGAAACCGCCGTGGTCGTCAAGGGGCAGACGTACCGGACCGCGCCCATCGCCGTGACAATCATCCCGCAATCACAGCGCCCCGCCACGGCCCGGAGAAACGCACGGACGCGCCTGATCGACCCGTTTAATCCCCCCACCACCACGCCAGACGATACCCCGCCGGCGGCGTCGATCGGAAAGGACGATATTTTCATCCGTGTTATCCCGAGCGCCTCGTCCGTCTATCAGAGCGAGCAGATCCACATCGAATACCAGCTCTACTTCCGGGAGGGCATGCAGTTGCGTCAGAGCCGGCTGGCCGACTCATGGGATGCCGAAGGGTTCTGGCGCGAGGAGCTGGATGTCGAACGCCGGCCTATTCCGCAGACCGTCGTCGAAAAAGGACTCCGTTACAACACGATCGTGTTGAAGCGCGTCGCCGTATTCCCGACCCGGGCCGGCACACTTCAGATCGACCCGTTGAAGATCGAAGCCGAGGCCTTCGTCCCCACCCGATCCTCCAATCCCTTCGACCAGTTTTTTAGCTTCAGCCCACGCTACGAACCCGTCGTGGTGTCGTCCCCACCGATCACGATCAACGTAGAGCCCCTCCCGGCCGGCGCGCCCGAGTCGTTTAACGGCGCGGTGGGAAC
This region of Rhodothermales bacterium genomic DNA includes:
- a CDS encoding VWA domain-containing protein, which encodes MNWLHPEFVWSLVAVPVAVLLFLWAAWQRRKGVLAFGHAPLVARLAATVSSRRRRWKAGLIALGVFFLAVALIGPRFGTQLREVKREGIDLVVALDVSASMMAEDVAPNRLDRARNEVKKLLSELQGDRVGLVTFAGDAFIQCPLTTDYSAIRLFLDVADPSLIPTPGTDFGAALNMAIQAFKGGVNTDEAASTEDRTRALLIVSDGENHIANLEQVLTQAREANIVVFTAGVGETEGVPIPVYRNGRRIDFKKDRRGRVVSTQLEEGSLQQLAEDGAYFRIARTSSSLPKITASLQRLEKTEFGAEEFAEYEEQYQWPLVLGLLLLTLERFVSDRRKPAATGIELPKATV
- a CDS encoding BatD family protein — translated: MHHTLAMIRVLPSVPLRSLIAGLALWLVGAAGAHAQTVRVQAFVSESTIGTEEILAYNIQIENASSSDVARPEAPRTEGLTLLQTAPSTQMSTSVINGQLSQSVSFEWRYRPSREGPARIGETAVVVKGQTYRTAPIAVTIIPQSQRPATARRNARTRLIDPFNPPTTTPDDTPPAASIGKDDIFIRVIPSASSVYQSEQIHIEYQLYFREGMQLRQSRLADSWDAEGFWREELDVERRPIPQTVVEKGLRYNTIVLKRVAVFPTRAGTLQIDPLKIEAEAFVPTRSSNPFDQFFSFSPRYEPVVVSSPPITINVEPLPAGAPESFNGAVGTFHIEASVDRQDVEVGEPIQVELRISGTGNIATLEPPLFTPPGVFEQYDPQIRTAINRNGNRINGTKVLTYVLIPRSNGSFQIPQVEMTYFNTARRQYERIQPEAVTVRVTGNASTPVAAMTSAMGLPVDDIAGILPEASDWRPLHRQPLHRNPLVYLALLLPLAGLAALHVYTARTKALAGDERLARNRSAHPLARKHLHGAMTLRSRQDSRGFYQEVERAVRSFIGNRLNVAETGLTYQQLIQALEGNGASPALRKQVLDLIQECDRVRFAPVPPDQAAMNTACDRASQIIVQLNSELTA